A region of the Vicia villosa cultivar HV-30 ecotype Madison, WI unplaced genomic scaffold, Vvil1.0 ctg.000540F_1_1, whole genome shotgun sequence genome:
AAAGTTTTTGGGATGTTTGCATTATGATTTAAATTGTATGCAGTTTTTTTCAGTCACTTACATTTACATATATGGGGAGACTGCATTATGTATACATTGAGTTAGCTCAATATTCATTGactacaaaacagaaataaaaattTTTTGTAGTACAAAAGTTTGATAAagtgtaaattttttatttatattaaatgtaACTCTCTAaattatttgtaatattttggTTAATTGATAAACCACTTTTACGTGAAAACACTAATATATTGATTTAACTTTACTTGAAGAATGAAAAATCATGCAACTTTCCATACTTCTAATACATTAAGAGTTGGGTAATTAAtataaggcttaaatgcacttttgacccccctattttcattttaatgaaCTTTTGATCCCCCATTTTCAAAATTCCTTATTTTGATCCCCAAACATTCAGTTTTTTGGCAAATTTAGAGCCCCtctccaaaaatgcatatgtggcTGTGGAAATTGCTGAGTTGGCTAAAATTACTTATGCCACGTAattacatttatttaatttataattttaaataactgAAAAGCCATGAGCCGATCCATACGTGTTTTGTATCGACTCATACAGCTTCTGCTTCTCTGTTTTTCAATTCAAACTCAGCATGTATCAGACCATAGCCTTTATGCATCGAACCAAAATAACATGAGCCAATACATACGATACATGGATCGAACCATAATTGTTATGCAATTCTGTTTTGCATCTTTACTCAGTATGAATCGGACCATAGCCTTTATGCATCGAACCGTAAGTGTATGGTTCGGACCATACGACGTTTGCATCGACTCATATAAGTTGAGAAGCTACTGGTTTGTGATTTATCACAGTATGTATCGACTCATGAAGTCATGAGCCAACTCATAAAGGCTGATGAATTGACACATAGGCATTCAGTGTCGAATCATAACTGTAATTTTATGTCTAACTAATTCTGTTTCATATATAAGCAACTTTTGACAGATTGGAAAGTGTCATGTTATCCCTATACTGCAGACCAAGACTTAATAATGCAGGCCTAAAATTATCCCTATACTGCAGGCCATATAACAGATGCCAAGACTTTATTAGACAATCAATAAAGTCATAACAGAATAACCAATGCCAATGCCATAACAGAATATCATAAGCACATTATAACAGAATAGCCAATGCCAATGCCAATGATTATAACAGAATAGTTTACTAATCAGCATAACAGAATAACCAATGCCAATGCCAATGATTATAACAGAATAGTTTACTAATCAGCATAACAGAATAACCAATGCCAATGCCAATGATTATAACAGAATAGTTTACTAATAAGCAtaacagaatatcataacattagACAATCAACAATACCATAACAGAACACCTTGTTCAAAATATACTTAGAAACCCTAAAAGATAACGTAACATTAGAAACCCAAAATATACTTATGACAAGTAACAGTTGCCAATTTTCTATGTAGGACATGTGGATTCTTTGGTTCATCGTTAGACTTGTTTCTCATTTTCTTGGGACGACCTATGGCCCTTCTCATAGCTGGAGGATTCATAGTGGACTCCTCATCCAAAGGCCACAACTGTGGACCATTAGTAGGGTAAATTATATGGGAGTAGATGTTGTTGAAATTACTCTTCCAGTTAAATCCCATCTCCTACATTTGATATTTATATATCCCTCATCCTTAATCGAAGCTTCTAAATCCATGTACGACATGTAGTCCGTATCCCATTCCCAATCCAGTTCAGACACCAAACCATTAACATACCATTTACATGGACTCTCTACTAACTGTCCCCTATGATGAAGCCTTATCTTAACGTAGTTGCTTTTAGATGGTCTGAACAAATAACAAAGGATGAACATTCAGAATACTTTACCACAGTAAACAATGTTATTTAAGCCTAACGATTTAAGAGAACAAACCTCATACAGAAACGAACATCCTCTTTGCAAGTTGATGATGGTGGAATGTTGCGCGTCgtctttgatgatgatggtggaaTGCTGCTCATCTTCTCCGATGCTTGGGCGAATGGACGAGAACTGATTAGAGCGACAATGGAAGACTGCTCATCGACGAAGAGAGGTCACGAAAATGAAGATGAAATTTTTCTGGGTTACGTTACAATTTGGGGATGAAGTTCTGGGTTAGGTTAGGAAttgtttttgatttataaaaaGAGAATTAATGTTATTTAGGATATTCAGAAGTTGttttctatttaaaattataaattaaataaatgaaatgACATGGCATGAGTAATTTTAGACAGCTCAGCAAATTACATGTGCCACATATGTAATTTTGGAGGGGGACTTCAAAATTGCCAAAATAATGAATGTTTGGGGATCAAAATAACGAATTTAGTAAAAGGGGATCAAAAGTTCATAAAACTgaaaatggggggggggggggggtcaaaagtgcatttaagccttaatataattattaattaccagatttttttattttttttaaatatagatataattatatgattgatataattaaaagtaaatttTTAATGTAATATTGGGATTTGCCTTTTCATTTACTGTTATTAAATAGTCTTTCCATTTACaagaatattttgaattttttttttgtcaattttatCTCTCTTAAAAGTGTAGGTTGAAAAAATGAGAAATTTAATTTTTTGTGCGAGTCAATTTTATCTCTCTTAAAATTTTAGGTTGATAACGTGTAATAGTTAATACTCAATAGAATAAAGTGtaaattttttctttatattaaatgtCATTctctaaattatttataatattttggttAATTGATAAAGCCAAAGATTAACCCATTGATTTGGCTTTACTTGAAGAATGAAAAATTACGCAACTTTCCATACTTCAATTTATCAAAAAATGATagtgtttttatgaaaaaaattgtatcatttatacaaaaaaaaaagttataaatatttgtatttGATAAAAGAACATGAGACAACTATGATAGAAACATACATTAATttgttatgaaaaatataaatttatcattctttttacatttctacaattaaatattatcattttatttaattagtacacATAACATAAAATTTTATCAGTGCATCAAAGCAAGTTTTGCCTCtttataaaaacctaaaaaataatatacattaattgtaataattttaattagggttaaatatgtttttagtccctataaaattaaccaaaataacttttagtccctataaatttttttttgacttttagtcgctataaaattacttttgtactcagttttagtccctgtagagggaccaaaagtgagtgcaaaagtaattttatagggactaaaagtaaatatattttttacagAGACTAAagccaaaattgagatatttatagggaccaaaaacatatttaacccttttaattattataataatatacattaaacgtagaaacttttaagcatttgacggagctgtcatacattttaggtttagaaaaatgagctaatatctcaaataggtttaataaactTTATTCTTAATTTAAGCATTTGACGAGAGCGGTCATATATTTAGATTTAGGAAAATGAgttaatatctcaaataggtttaataaatttttaaatcaaCTCATTTGGATTTAATTGGGGTTTGTTTTGGAAAATGGGCTAATAtttcaaataggtttaataaattttttaaattaactgATTTGGATTCAACTGAGATTTGTTAAgtcatctgaattgacgggtagatatGAACATCTATATGAGATACCAGCTATTGACTGATCATTTTAATGTAtatcttttaactatttttttgttgttattttataacattgaagttataaaaataattgtacgatttattataaatatgaatcaatgcttaaaagttggtacatattattaatatatacttGAAACTACGTGAATATTTGTgaattacaaaataaattatattatgtttgatattccaaacacatgaattaaaatttgataaattattATAAGTTATAACTATATTAATGTCATCCAACTGAAAACATGGTGTCATACTTAACAATGTAGTCATTAATAAGTATAATGTGAATCCAGACACGACCCGTACGACAACACGAGTTTCTTACTAGtttataataaaatgtgtttggttcaatttttaggaggggatgggaacaaaatccctccaaatcacAATTTTTATGTCCCCGAATCAGGAATTCGGAGGGGAGAGGAGGGAATGTGACTgttgatatttaataaattaatgtatttactaaaataccttcaattttattttattatttcaaaattattattttctttcgtttgcttcttcttttttatatcgatttattataattattctttacctttaaattattatttttatttaataacaattataaccactataatttttaattttttatataattttatttttatgtttatttatattaattgttttttaattttgttatatatcctattatatatattttttatataaaattttaaacctttaatttttttttattatatatatatattatatatatatatatatatatatatatatatatatatatatatatatatatatatatatatatatatatgaggaggaatATTCTTACTCAAaaagtaagttatcaagacttacttcacatcttgaccatttattcTGCTCAATCTAATGGCTAAAAATAATAAGCAATTAAATATGAAGAGAGAgaataatactcattaattttaaccattagattgacaAGAATTAGTGGTCAAAATATGAAgaataatactcattaattttaaccattagatatTATAATCACATTCTACCATTAGATTTTATCCAATAATATCCAGTGATTAAAgaataatactcattaattttatcCAATAATGGATCTTTATTTTAAATCCAGTAAGAAGATTTTTAAATCTAATGGTgatattttttctctctcctccaacatttattttaaaatctaattgtTCAGAGTtattctcatgttctcacataaaatgtcattctcatatgatacgttctctctctctctctctctctctctctctctctatatatatatatatatatatatatatatatatatatatatatatatatatatatatatatatatatatatatttatataacaataaattattttatgtagtcaaaagttgttatcaacagaTAGACAATTTTGCATTGAAAGTTTTAATACCTATCAAATGTATTCATTTTTTTAACGTTATAtggtaagttataaatttttaatcaattaatattacaaatattatttccaaaagatgatttatgaaattttcacctTTGAGTATTATATCAGttatataaaatcataaggataaaaatataaattattaataaaacctcTCCCCTCCCATCTTgaacaaaacatatttttaaccaaAATTCATTCATTCCCCTcctctcgtttgaaccaaacatacatataattaataaaaatctctcccattcccttccctcccctcccattccctccattaaaatccctcccctctcacccccctcgtttgaaccaaacagaccttTAGTCTTTCATTTTAAAAGTCGGATTTTTGTCCGTAAACTTTATTTCACTTCAAATTTTTATGGTCCTCTctaattttttattgatattttttaattagtaAATATATAGATAaattaattagtaataattttaattgaaattattttaattaatatattaaaatttcaaagaaatataATGTCCCTAACCTTTATGGTCTAGGGATCTTCTCATTTGGAATGCCAATAAACAACAATATAGAGGCTAGACTTTTTTCTAGATCAAATGGTATGAAACTCTTTCTCTGAAACAAAATCAAAACCAAACAACGCCTTAACCTAATAAGTTATATGGTTGGGTTGCTTCATCATTGAATTATCTTAGGAGTTTCTCATTACACCATGTAGTGGTGAAAATCACTCTTGAAAATCTCAAAATacccttcggagatgcatcttcgaatgcACTACAaaagaggtgttttcggagatgcgtcTCCGAAAGCACCATTTATACGTTTTAAaggtgtttcggagatgcatctccgaattaaccaCTGGCAGTGATTTTGTTTTAGAAAATTATCAAAGTTAAGTTTTGATACGGATAATAAAAACGTGATTGAAATAAAAGCGTAAACGATAATAAACGATAAGCACAACGATAACAAACGATAATATGTTATTCtgaaaatagtaaaatattataCAAATATTGTTTAGGAATAAAAAAAGCATAGCCTACTGCCTCAGGTCCTCCCCTCTCAATGATCCCTAAATCTAAAGCCTCATGCCCAATCGCCTGTATTCATTGATAGATCGGTAAAACATCAGtgacatggtcatcctcggcctgttgGTTCTCCAAAATCTCCTCATGAGTTGGCCTAAGTGGACGTCCAGGAGCATCTGGTGTAATGATAGGGTGTGACACTATGTATAACCATGCCATGTATCCCTCTACACAATTCCAACTGCTGGATATCTGCATCATCCGATAGTCCTGTGGAACCAAATGCTTCTCCCAATCATCAAAGATCTCATCGGGATCCCAAAAGACAATGGTGTCGAGAGCATCTTGAGATGGAGATCTGGGTATCATCTAGACATATCCAAACTTTCGTGTGCATCACTCTGGCAGATACCTGACCATAGTGACAGTCTAACTTGCCAGCCACCCAGAGTACAAAGAGATGGAGTCGAATGGGATAACCTCTATGTCCTTGAACAACGTCCATATGATGTCATCATGAACAGTCTGGTCGAGGTACACCCGGAACGGAAGTACAACTTGATTCCCTCTATAGGGGAGATACATGGAAGCCCTCGACATAACCTCTGTATAGACAAAATCAAGATCAAAACCATGAATGCGATGGAAGTGAGAAATCCCCCCTGCTTTCCTTCTTCCATCTCTCTATGAGTGCCTCCTCCATTCTGTGGCTAATGGTGTTGTAACCGGAAGAACATATCCTGAAAGTCCGGAGGCAATAATGGAATCCCTAAACAAATTAACATCAATTAACTTATATTAACTAATCTATATaccaaattcaaattaacattAATATCCAAACATGCTAATTTGAAATCCATAATCTAGGCCACATAGCCTTAAAACAACATAACCAAGATCTCAACCAAATACATcagaatatccaacaaaacataggaaatagaaatatccaaacataagcataagtctaaaacaaacccccaagtgttacatgatcagagcacatgactcgctacctaattcaataacaaactcaggagctccttggctaaatcctcggacTGGCTACTACTCGTCTgaacctgcatgttaccaacaaagggcaacattcaaacagaagggtgagaattcaaattattatagaaaacataataatgtgaaatgcaaatatgaacaagcatacatttcacaattcatcactcttcataaaAATATACTTTTATAACCATACATCAAAGTTAACATGTTTTATCATTAAACAACTAAGTTCCATCATTTAAGTAATTATATCTAATTACCAATTCAACAATTGTAATCCACTAATGAAATACTATCAAGTATACAATTATCACACAAAATTTCACATTATGCATCACTTATCATGTAATTAATCCACACCAATCATATTTCAAAATCAGACAAAACACAATTCACACTGACacatgcgactcaagtgtgactctatgcaatatgcatgtggatcccatccgttatcatttccggtcatgccgattgtctttcctctatagactagataaccacctcaaaagccTCTTTCCGCGTTATGTAACACCCTTTTTATAACCCCAAATTATAACATACAATtcacagagtaatcatgcataaattaaaaagggcgtcacatgttattttcatcacaatgaaaacctagaaCAATCACACAAACATGCACCTGATCATTTCATAACACGACTCGAAATCTCATGCTTTCACAATTATGCATATCGCACGCGgaagaattaaaactcaaaacattTCAATgtttatatcccatactataatcatctaccaaaTTCTTAATAACATATCATACCATTAAATGTCATAAGAATCCAACAATAGGCAACATAGTCATCAACATAACACATCCACATTATCATGTTCATCCCAATAAGGATGACAACAAATCTAAACATCAaataacatgagttcaaataaaaaTCCCCTCCTAAGTGTGACATGATCAGAACATATGACCCACTACCTAATCTAGAAACAACTTAGAAGCTCCTCGTCCAAATCCTCGGATAACTCGCTACTCGttggaacctgcacgttatcaacaaaggataacattcaaacagaagggtgaaaattcaaattattatagaaaacataatatgggaaatgtaaaacacaacaagaatacatttcgcaaattcatcactcttcttaaaacatgcattcataaaccATATATCAAGGTTAACATGTTTAGCTCATTTAACAAGGTTCCATACTTCGAGTAATCATGTCCAATTACCAAACAACCATTGTAATCCTTTCAAGGAAATGCaatcaagtatgcaacatcaaatCAGAAATATCTACATATATGCATAtctcattaatacatatatattcatattcacatcacatatgtttcattCACATATATCGCATCCACAACACATTCCACAATTCACGTCAAATGATTCACCAAATTCACATATATACATATCAACCAAAATCATTCCACACaaatcatatcacataatcacacataacaacatttcacaccaaCACGTGTGACTCAAGTGTGACtatatgcaatatgcatgtggatccatcTATTACCATTTCCAGCAAGCCAATTGTCATTCTCtacagactagataaccacctcaaagcttcatactcgttaagctttcaaaccccatactcgttaggtttgggacaagcaaataatctccaCGAGATTACCCGACATTACCTCTTTCAAAGacctcaaagccccataatcgttaagctttcaaaccccattcccgataggtttgggacaagcaaataatcttcgcgagattacccaacatttccactttcaaaga
Encoded here:
- the LOC131629258 gene encoding uncharacterized protein LOC131629258, coding for MSSIPPSSSKTTRNIPPSSTCKEDVRFCMRPSKSNYVKIRLHHRGQLVESPCKWYVNGLVSELDWEWDTDYMSYMDLEASIKDEGYINIKCRRWDLTGRVISTTSTPI